A genomic region of Chryseobacterium sp. KACC 21268 contains the following coding sequences:
- the lepA gene encoding translation elongation factor 4, which produces MKNIRNFCIIAHIDHGKSTLADRLLEYTNTVTQRELQSQTLDDMDLEKERGITIKSHAIQMDYELNGEKYILNLIDTPGHVDFSYEVSRSIAACEGALLIVDAAQSIQAQTISNLYLALENDLEIIPILNKIDLPSANPEEVTDEIMGLLGCKYEDVLRVSGKTGEGVHELLEQIVKRVPPPVGDPKAPLQALIFDSVYNPFRGIEAYFKVVNGSISKNEKIKFFATGKEYGADEVGTLKLKQLPKKTIECGDVGYIISGIKDAREVKVGDTITSFVNPASEAIDGFEEVKPMVFAGIYPIESEDFEELRFSLEKLRLNDASLVFEPESSAALGFGFRCGFLGMLHMEIVQERLDREFNMDVITTVPNVSYHGFSKKEPDTPILINNPSEMIDPNLLDRVEEPYIKASIITKSDFVGGVMTLCIEKRGEIVNQSYLTADRVELTFNMPLAEVVFDFYDRLKSISKGYASFDYSPIGMRASKLVKMDILINGDMVDALSSLIHDSNAFYIGKRMCEKLRELIPRQQFDIAVQAALGAKVIARETIKALRKDVTAKCYGGDISRKRKLLEKQKEGKKKMKQIGRVEVPQSAFMAVLKLND; this is translated from the coding sequence ATGAAAAACATCAGGAACTTCTGCATCATTGCACATATCGACCACGGTAAAAGTACATTGGCAGATCGTCTTTTAGAATATACCAACACCGTTACCCAAAGGGAATTGCAGTCGCAAACCTTGGATGATATGGATCTGGAAAAAGAACGCGGTATCACCATCAAGTCTCACGCGATCCAAATGGATTATGAGCTGAATGGCGAAAAATACATCTTAAACCTTATCGACACGCCAGGACACGTGGATTTCTCTTACGAAGTTTCCCGTTCCATCGCGGCTTGCGAAGGTGCATTGTTAATTGTTGATGCGGCGCAAAGTATTCAGGCGCAGACCATCAGTAATTTGTATCTGGCTTTAGAAAACGATTTGGAAATTATTCCAATCCTTAATAAAATCGATCTTCCATCTGCAAATCCGGAAGAAGTGACCGACGAGATCATGGGACTTCTAGGTTGCAAATACGAAGATGTTCTTAGAGTTTCAGGGAAAACGGGTGAAGGTGTTCACGAATTGCTAGAGCAAATTGTAAAGAGAGTTCCGCCACCAGTTGGAGATCCGAAAGCGCCACTTCAGGCATTGATCTTTGATTCTGTTTACAATCCTTTCCGAGGAATTGAAGCTTATTTCAAAGTGGTAAACGGAAGTATTTCTAAAAACGAAAAGATCAAATTCTTCGCTACAGGGAAAGAATACGGCGCAGACGAAGTTGGAACTTTAAAGCTAAAACAGCTTCCAAAGAAAACCATCGAATGCGGTGATGTAGGTTACATCATTTCCGGGATCAAAGATGCCCGCGAAGTAAAAGTGGGTGACACAATTACGTCTTTCGTAAATCCTGCATCAGAAGCCATCGACGGTTTTGAAGAGGTGAAACCAATGGTTTTTGCCGGAATCTATCCAATCGAATCTGAGGATTTTGAGGAGTTGAGATTCTCATTAGAAAAATTAAGACTGAATGACGCTTCTTTGGTTTTCGAGCCGGAAAGTTCTGCAGCACTTGGTTTTGGTTTCCGTTGCGGATTCTTGGGAATGTTGCATATGGAAATCGTTCAGGAACGTCTAGACCGCGAATTCAATATGGATGTGATCACGACGGTTCCCAACGTTTCGTACCACGGTTTCTCCAAAAAAGAACCAGACACACCCATCTTGATTAACAACCCATCCGAAATGATCGACCCGAATCTTTTGGACAGAGTGGAAGAACCTTATATCAAAGCTTCTATCATTACAAAATCTGATTTCGTAGGCGGAGTTATGACACTATGTATCGAGAAAAGAGGCGAGATTGTCAACCAAAGTTATTTGACGGCGGACAGAGTAGAATTGACTTTCAATATGCCTTTGGCAGAAGTTGTTTTCGATTTTTATGACAGGCTGAAATCTATTTCAAAAGGTTACGCTTCATTCGATTATTCTCCGATCGGGATGCGTGCTTCTAAGTTGGTGAAAATGGATATTTTGATAAATGGTGATATGGTGGATGCTTTATCCTCATTGATCCACGATAGCAACGCGTTCTACATCGGAAAGAGAATGTGCGAGAAATTGCGCGAACTGATTCCGAGACAACAGTTTGATATCGCTGTTCAGGCGGCTTTGGGAGCGAAAGTTATCGCTAGGGAAACCATCAAAGCTTTGAGAAAGGACGTTACCGCAAAATGTTACGGCGGTGATATTTCCAGAAAACGTAAGCTTCTTGAGAAACAGAAAGAAGGTAAGAAAAAGATGAAACAAATTGGTAGGGTAGAAGTTCCGCAGTCAGCATTTATGGCTGTTTTGAAGTTGAATGATTAA
- a CDS encoding NADAR family protein, with product MKYALQNIIERFKENERLDFLFFWGHTVKDEVTKSCFSQWFPCKFEENSIVYKTAEHYMMANKAKLFNDEEILEKILKSEMPNEAKSLGRKVKNFDAQVWDEHKYEIVKQANILKFSQNREFKDFLLSTNNKIIVEASPYDTIWGIGMLESDKNINNPLLWNGENLLGFALMEVRDMLKD from the coding sequence ATGAAATATGCTTTACAAAATATAATAGAAAGATTTAAAGAAAACGAGAGACTTGACTTCCTTTTCTTTTGGGGACACACTGTGAAAGATGAAGTTACGAAATCCTGTTTCAGTCAATGGTTTCCGTGTAAATTTGAAGAAAACAGCATTGTCTACAAAACCGCGGAACATTATATGATGGCAAATAAAGCCAAGTTATTTAACGATGAAGAGATTTTAGAAAAAATTTTAAAATCGGAAATGCCAAATGAAGCAAAGAGCTTAGGTAGAAAAGTTAAAAATTTCGATGCTCAAGTTTGGGACGAGCACAAATATGAAATTGTGAAGCAAGCTAATATTCTGAAGTTTTCACAAAATCGAGAATTTAAAGATTTTCTTTTATCTACAAACAATAAAATTATAGTGGAAGCCAGCCCGTACGACACAATCTGGGGAATCGGAATGTTGGAATCTGATAAAAACATTAATAATCCTCTTCTGTGGAACGGCGAAAATTTATTGGGATTTGCTTTGATGGAAGTTCGGGATATGTTGAAAGATTAA
- a CDS encoding NUDIX domain-containing protein has protein sequence MQDIKVAVDAVIFGYFDKEDLQILLIERNIEPFKGGWALPGGLVLDNENLDDAVKRELHEEAGIKPDFLEQLFTFGNVGRDPRNRVVSIAYLGLVNPSYHELFADSDADDAQWFSVNQLPELAFDHQTIIDLALKRLRTKIQYQPIGFNLLNDEFVFSDLENLYKTIIGQEIDRRNFRKKIMSYGLLNETKNFKKEGSGRPGKLFTFNQEKYKELEEQGFYFEIK, from the coding sequence ATGCAAGATATAAAAGTCGCTGTAGATGCCGTCATTTTTGGATATTTTGATAAAGAAGATTTACAGATTCTTTTGATTGAAAGAAATATTGAGCCTTTCAAAGGCGGTTGGGCACTTCCGGGCGGTTTGGTTTTGGATAATGAAAATCTGGATGATGCCGTAAAAAGAGAATTGCACGAAGAAGCGGGCATTAAACCTGATTTTCTGGAACAATTATTTACTTTCGGAAATGTAGGTCGTGACCCCAGAAATCGTGTGGTTTCAATTGCTTATTTAGGTTTGGTCAATCCTTCTTATCACGAATTGTTTGCTGATTCTGACGCTGATGATGCACAATGGTTCAGCGTGAATCAGCTTCCAGAATTGGCTTTTGACCATCAGACTATTATTGACTTGGCGTTAAAAAGACTTCGTACAAAAATCCAATATCAACCCATTGGTTTCAATCTTTTAAATGATGAATTTGTATTCTCTGACCTCGAAAATCTTTACAAAACAATCATAGGGCAAGAAATAGACCGCCGGAATTTCCGAAAAAAAATTATGAGTTACGGACTTCTAAATGAGACCAAAAATTTCAAAAAAGAAGGAAGCGGAAGACCCGGAAAACTATTTACGTTCAATCAAGAAAAGTACAAAGAGCTGGAAGAGCAAGGCTTCTACTTTGAAATTAAATAA